A window of the Lolium perenne isolate Kyuss_39 chromosome 7, Kyuss_2.0, whole genome shotgun sequence genome harbors these coding sequences:
- the LOC127316530 gene encoding pentatricopeptide repeat-containing protein At2g22410, mitochondrial, with product MSSMLASTAADVASRHVLELLRQCRSVHHLDQLHAHLILHGFSAVASVASQLVASYCALSGGAGHGGLCHARKVFDRTPYADRFMYNSLIRAYSNSGFPQKALCLHRDILRRRILPNEFTLPFVLKACTRARAAEHALATHGVVVKIGFVRQIFVANALLHSYASAGSPLRDARRFFDEMADRNVVSWNTVIGGYAQDGDTGEACSLFREMRRQGLLADEFTLVSLLLVCSSQGNLQVGRFLHCHMLASGSRVDLILGNALVDMYGKCGDVGMARRCFDMMRVKNVVSWTSMLCALANHGSVDAARNWFDQMPERNVVSWNAMISCYVQSGRCCETLDLYNRMKSLGLTPDEVTLAAVLSACGQNGDLASGKMIHCYVRDSFSDPGITLLNSLLDMYARCGQVDTAIGLFSEMPNKNVVSWNVIIGALAMHGRAQETVMFFRTMVSDAYAPDEITFVGLLSACSHGGLLEAGQYYFKAMLHVYNVKPEVEHYACMVDLLGRRGHLAEAIDLIKDMPMKPDVVVWGAILGACRIHGNVAIGKFVIKQLLELEGISGGLFVLISNLFYETHQLEDMKRLRKLMRERGTKKDMGVSSIEVSNGIHEFGVEDIRHESSNEIYAAVDQLSYHLVSLHDLPVQPVELIVEG from the coding sequence ATGTCTTCGATGCTTGCATCGACGGCAGCAGATGTCGCCTCCCGCCATGTCCTCGAGCTCCTACGCCAGTGCCGCTCCGTCCATCACCTCGACCAGCTCCACGCCCACCTCATCCTCCACGGATTCTCCGCCGTGGCCTCCGTCGCCTCCCAGCTCGTCGCCTCGTACTGCGCGCTCTCAGGTGGCGCTGGACATGGCGGACTCTGCCACGCCCGCAAAGTGTTCGACAGAACACCTTACGCGGACAGGTTCATGTACAACAGCCTTATCAGGGCCTACTCGAACAGCGGTTTCCCCCAGAAAGCGCTGTGTCTCCACCGTGACATCCTCCGGCGCAGGATCCTGCCCAATGAGTTCACGCTGCCATTCGTCCTCAAGGCGTGCACAAGGGCGCGGGCGGCGGAGCACGCGCTGGCCACACACGGAGTGGTTGTCAAGATAGGGTTCGTGCGGCAGATTTTCGTGGCCAATGCGCTTCTGCACTCCTATGCGTCGGCAGGGTCTCCGCTGCGGGACGCTCGAAGGTTCTTTGATGAGATGGCAGACAGGAATGTCGTGTCGTGGAACACGGTGATTGGCGGGTACGCCCAGGATGGGGATACCGGCGAGGCGTGCTCCTTGTTTAGAGAGATGCGGCGTCAAGGATTGCTGGCAGATGAGTTTACATTGGTCAGCCTGCTACTTGTTTGTTCAAGTCAGGGAAATCTTCAAGTCGGCCGGTTCCTGCATTGTCATATGTTGGCTAGTGGATCTCGGGTTGATCTCATTCTCGGCAACGCACTGGTGGACATGTACGGTAAGTGCGGGGATGTGGGGATGGCTCGTAGATGCTTTGACATGATGCGTGTAAAGAATGTGGTTTCATGGACTTCCATGCTATGCGCTCTGGCAAATCATGGTTCAGTTGATGCTGCAAGAAATTGGTTTGATCAGATGCCAGAGAGGAACGTAGTCTCTTGGAATGCCATGATCTCTTGCTATGTCCAAAGTGGTCGATGCTGTGAAACATTGGATCTTTATAACCGTATGAAATCCTTAGGTCTCACTCCAGATGAGGTTACCTTGGCTGCTGTCCTCTCTGCCTGCGGACAAAATGGCGATTTGGCATCTGGAAAGATGATACACTGCTATGTTAGAGACAGTTTCAGCGATCCTGGCATCACTCTACTTAATTCGCTTCTTGATATGTATGCAAGATGTGGTCAGGTAGACACAGCCATAGGCTTGTTCAGTGAGATGCCAAATAAAAATGTTGTCTCTTGGAATGTGATTATTGGGGCGCTAGCCATGCATGGGCGTGCACAGGAGACAGTCATGTTCTTCAGAACTATGGTATCTGATGCGTACGCCCCTGATGAGATCACCTTTGTTGGTCTTCTTTCTGCATGCAGTCATGGTGGTCTACTAGAAGCTGGACAGTATTACTTCAAAGCCATGCTGCATGTTTACAATGTTAAGCCTGAAGTTGAGCACTATGCTTGCATGGTTGATCTACTTGGTCGCCGTGGCCATCTAGCAGAGGCCATTGATCTAATAAAAGATATGCCAATGAAGCCTGATGTTGTGGTATGGGGTGCTATACTTGGAGCATGCAGAATCCACGGGAATGTGGCTATCGGCAAGTTTGTGATCAAACAACTACTCGAGCTAGAGGGAATCAGTGGAGGCTTGTTTGTCCTAATTTCGAACTTGTTTTATGAAACTCACCAGTTGGAAGACATGAAAAGGCTCAGGAAGTTAATGAGAGagaggggaacaaaaaaggatatGGGTGTTAGTTCAATTGAAGTAAGCAATGGCATACACGAATTTGGAGTGGAGGACATCAGACATGAAAGCTCAAACGAGATATATGCGGCAGTTGATCAGTTGTCGTATCATTTGGTCTCTCTGCATGACCTGCCTGTGCAACCAGTAGAACTCATCGTGGAAGGGTGA
- the LOC127316534 gene encoding uncharacterized protein isoform X1 — translation MAYLPPHKRRSGGSDPAPPTSSLASLSLSSSSPRGRHQLRPSNNEIIHAAGCVSRWSPLPPFSPDSDDADSFRLEPFACEPVERKTGSKPLVLSLSSPKASSAEAAAAAIADRFLPELLAAAERAKHDVPSRKEEILKLSLVARVGKVLFQTGGSHISLESLRDAAKAGNEGSKSQVRKCKSFYTNVPRECFEDMEQSAVKLMGLELDSSKEHYHVKIFDKHQSDSTMSCKCTVQEDGKLAIHKVELNQIRQLVEDISCLSQDLDLRLMLSTKRILKNVDPEVENAIQSLVSSAILDPNVKGGLRWPFGKESIGERFSIVGVWHTNYKAFRNKTLRFKLRHADRFDHRSSTGEVSNEVTFKLTGISKRLQDGNKEVDSLKEMLESAVRMIWDSALCYKMAH, via the exons ATGGCCTACCTCCCGCCCCACAAGCGCCGCTCCGGCGGCTCCGACCCCGCCCCGCCCACCTCctcccttgcctccctctccctctcctcctcttccCCTCGTGGCCGACACCAGCTCCGCCCGTCCAACAACGAGATCATCCACGCCGCCGGCTGCGTCTCCCGCTGGTCCCCGCTCCCGCCCTTCTCCCCCGACTCCGACGACGCGGACTCTTTCCGTCTCGAGCCCTTCGCGTGCGAGCCCGTCGAGCGCAAGACCGGCTCCAAGCCCCTCGTCCTTTCGCTCTCCTCCCCGAAAGCCTCCTCAgcggaggccgccgccgccgccatcgccgacaGGTTCCTGCCAGAACTCCTCGCTGCGGCGGAGAGGGCGAAGCACGATGTTCCCAGCAGGAAGGAGGAAATACTTAAGCTGAGCCTCGTTGCCAGGGTGGGGAAGGTCCTGTTCCAAAC TGGTGGATCACATATCTCCTTGGAGTCGCTCCGCGACGCTGCAAAAGCTGGGAACGAAGGATCGAAGAGCCAAGTCCGTAAATGTAAATCCTTCTACACTAATGTGCCCAGGGAGTGTTTTGAAGACATGGAGCAATCAGCTGTTAAGCTGATGGGTCTGGAGTTGGACTCATCAAAAGAGCACTACCATGTCAAG ATATTTGACAAGCACCAAAGTGATTCTACCATGTCTTGCAAATGCACTGTGCAAGAAGATGGGAAGCTTGCAATCCATAAG GTTGAATTGAATCAGATACGACAGTTGGTGGAAGACATATCCTGTCTGTCCCAAGATCTTGACTTAAGGCTGATGTTGAGTACCAAAAGGATACTGAAAAACGTAGAT CCTGAGGTGGAAAATGCCATACAGAGCTTAGTGTCTTCTGCTATTCTTGATCCTAATGTAAAAGGAGGACTCAGATGGCCATTTGGGAAGGAGTCGATTGGTGAGAGGTTCAGCATAGTTGGAGTGTGGCATACCAACTACAAAGCTTTCAGGAATAAAACATTAAGGTTCAAGCTGAGACATGCTGATCGGTTTGACCACCGAAGCTCGACTGGAGAGGTTTCCAATGAAGTTACCTTTAAACTAACTGGCATATCAAAGAGGCTGCAG GACGGCAATAAAGAGGTAGACTCTCTGAAGGAGATGCTGGAATCTGCTGTGCGGATGATCTGGGACAGTGCTTTGTGCTACAAGATGGCGCACTGA
- the LOC127316534 gene encoding uncharacterized protein isoform X2, which produces MAYLPPHKRRSGGSDPAPPTSSLASLSLSSSSPRGRHQLRPSNNEIIHAAGCVSRWSPLPPFSPDSDDADSFRLEPFACEPVERKTGSKPLVLSLSSPKASSAEAAAAAIADRFLPELLAAAERAKHDVPSRKEEILKLSLVARVGKVLFQTECFEDMEQSAVKLMGLELDSSKEHYHVKIFDKHQSDSTMSCKCTVQEDGKLAIHKVELNQIRQLVEDISCLSQDLDLRLMLSTKRILKNVDPEVENAIQSLVSSAILDPNVKGGLRWPFGKESIGERFSIVGVWHTNYKAFRNKTLRFKLRHADRFDHRSSTGEVSNEVTFKLTGISKRLQDGNKEVDSLKEMLESAVRMIWDSALCYKMAH; this is translated from the exons ATGGCCTACCTCCCGCCCCACAAGCGCCGCTCCGGCGGCTCCGACCCCGCCCCGCCCACCTCctcccttgcctccctctccctctcctcctcttccCCTCGTGGCCGACACCAGCTCCGCCCGTCCAACAACGAGATCATCCACGCCGCCGGCTGCGTCTCCCGCTGGTCCCCGCTCCCGCCCTTCTCCCCCGACTCCGACGACGCGGACTCTTTCCGTCTCGAGCCCTTCGCGTGCGAGCCCGTCGAGCGCAAGACCGGCTCCAAGCCCCTCGTCCTTTCGCTCTCCTCCCCGAAAGCCTCCTCAgcggaggccgccgccgccgccatcgccgacaGGTTCCTGCCAGAACTCCTCGCTGCGGCGGAGAGGGCGAAGCACGATGTTCCCAGCAGGAAGGAGGAAATACTTAAGCTGAGCCTCGTTGCCAGGGTGGGGAAGGTCCTGTTCCAAAC GGAGTGTTTTGAAGACATGGAGCAATCAGCTGTTAAGCTGATGGGTCTGGAGTTGGACTCATCAAAAGAGCACTACCATGTCAAG ATATTTGACAAGCACCAAAGTGATTCTACCATGTCTTGCAAATGCACTGTGCAAGAAGATGGGAAGCTTGCAATCCATAAG GTTGAATTGAATCAGATACGACAGTTGGTGGAAGACATATCCTGTCTGTCCCAAGATCTTGACTTAAGGCTGATGTTGAGTACCAAAAGGATACTGAAAAACGTAGAT CCTGAGGTGGAAAATGCCATACAGAGCTTAGTGTCTTCTGCTATTCTTGATCCTAATGTAAAAGGAGGACTCAGATGGCCATTTGGGAAGGAGTCGATTGGTGAGAGGTTCAGCATAGTTGGAGTGTGGCATACCAACTACAAAGCTTTCAGGAATAAAACATTAAGGTTCAAGCTGAGACATGCTGATCGGTTTGACCACCGAAGCTCGACTGGAGAGGTTTCCAATGAAGTTACCTTTAAACTAACTGGCATATCAAAGAGGCTGCAG GACGGCAATAAAGAGGTAGACTCTCTGAAGGAGATGCTGGAATCTGCTGTGCGGATGATCTGGGACAGTGCTTTGTGCTACAAGATGGCGCACTGA